One Rosa rugosa unplaced genomic scaffold, drRosRugo1.1 SCAFFOLD_171, whole genome shotgun sequence genomic window, GTCAAAATGCAGAGGACCCAGAAAACTTGCGTGCTAAACAGGGTACTCAGACTTTTCTTGGCTTTGCGGAAGCCTTAGAAAATACGTTACATTCAGAAAAATAATATGTTGGGTACATATACTACATAATTAGTAtatgtaaattaaaacatagAAATCCATATAGACCTGTTTAATTTCCCACTTTAATAAATTATCTCGCTCCGTCGAGGTTTACCCACGTAAtgcttaggggggtgtattatATATGGAATTACTGGCATTTTTAAAGAagtctatggaatttaaaagtccgGGTGTATTCAATACAGACTTTTAACAATCCATAAAAGTCTAGGTGTATTCAATCAGGATTTTAAAAAATctttatgaattccaccaaagtctaggggtattcaattaggacttttaaaaatgaatagaaGTTTaggggtattcaaaatatcattcatacatacggaattagaaaatcatggaaaaTCATGGACTTTATAGTGTTTAGTAtaaataccaaactccaatattTGTCCAGCCATCAGAGCAAAGATTTTGAGCGTggaaaagtctatcaaagttctgcTCTCTGCGCGCGAAGAGGTTGGTcctccatcatctctctttcttaaattttttgttgtcttttctctaatgtTTTGTGGTATCAACTTCTAATACCTAACATGttcattgttgttgttgaatttgattttttttgtttttcaattgtgatgctTGGAACCCTAATAACCCAAATATTATCATCTActcctaaaaccctaaacccaaattTGTCGTCTATACGTATATGCTTAATGCTTTTACGGTTTGATCATAGTCCTGCGTCTTGCACTATTGTTGTTATTGCAGTTGGTTTAGTCCTGCGAATAGTAGGTGGGTTTCTCTCTTGTTAGAATAGTAGGTGGGTTTTAGATCTTGGATGGCTCTCTGTGGTTGAAAACTCGAGATCCATGCATAgatgttgattttttttgtctatGGCAGTCTTTGTAGATCTTGAATTGAGTGGAATGCTTCTTTGTAATGCGAGACTTTTAGTTTCAGACCGAAATTATTAGATAAGAAACATCGGAATCGCTTTCCTGTGAAGTTTTGATTATGCCAAGTAACAGTCAACAAGAGATTGGCCCATCATTGTTAGATGTACCGAGCAATAGAATACAAATTTGGCTTCAGTCGAAGTAGAAATTTAggatagaaaaagaaaagagattgatTTGTTCACAGGATCACAGCAGTAACTAAAACAAGGGATGGTAATTGAAAAGGATCGGACACACCTCTATCCTTCTTAAGTAATGGCAATTTGTAAATTATTTCCACCTCCCCTTCATCCTCCCCCTATCAAAAACCCTATCCTTGCCATACCAAAAACCCTACTCAGGGATGATGCCTCCTCTTGTGGCCTAGTGAATCTTCATCTAAGGgtagttgagagagaaagggtaGACTAGAAAGAGCAGGACTAATCCCATGCAATTTAACTGGGGCTGCACCCAAATCCAACTAAACCATGCAATTTAACTGGGACTAATCCCATGCAATTTAACTGATGCCTCCTCTATCCTTCTTAAGGGTAGACTATATCGATCATGTAACTCATAATTGGGGCTGCACCCAAATCCAACTAAACCATGCAATTTAAGGCATAACGATAAACTTAATCAGATAAGCTTAGACAAGGTTGCAGTAAATTTCAATATATAACATGCTAGCCTTGCTTGACAAGTCTAAGATAAATAAGTTGCAGTGTCCACTCTAAACTAATCTCTAGTTTGTTTTCATTCTTATTTTTTAGATCGGACTATAGGAACATATAACTacatatatttttcttaattcaTAAGAAACAACAATTTATTGATACAAACAGAGGACACAGAAGTGGTCTTGTAATTTTTTCCCGGTCTAtacttctcttttttttatatatattattattgaaGACTCATTTTCTCATGGCTTCTGGTACTTCAAAGTTGTACATACATTGCTTTGAATTATAATGTTTTGGTTGATAAAAGTTGTATGTATGATTACTTCTACACAATCGTATAGATGGGAGATTCACAAGGGAATGGTAAAAGAAAGGATTACAAAACTTGGAACACTGAAGAAAGCATCGTTTTGCTTCAACTTATGGTTGAAGGCGCCAAACTTGGATTTCGTGATATTAATGGTGTGATAAGCAAACAAACAGTAGAGGCGAAGCTACTTCCTAAACTTAAGGAAAAACTTGGTTATGAAATAACTTTTAGTCATTACCAAAGTAGAGTGAAATGGTTTAAGAAACAATACACCAATTACTCTCAGCTTATGCGCCATAGTTCTGGATTTGGGTGGGATCCCATCACAAAAAGATTCACTGCTGATGATGAAGTATGGGCAGATTATTTGAAGGTGAGCTTATTGCCTTTTTGTTTATTCTAATTTGGATTTATAATTACTTCAAATGTTTATCATCATATTGacaattgtgttttttttttcctactagTCACATCCAACGCATGGGCACTTTCGGTCAgaaacttttccagactatgaGGACTTGAAAATTGCAGTTGGAAATGGAACTGCAACTGGAATGGGCTCAATCAGTCTAGGTGATGATACATATGCAACAACATTTGGAGCGGAGGAAAATGAATCTTGGGGAATTGGTGGCATAGATGGATTAGTTTTTGATAGAAATACTAACATGTTCGTACAAAATGAAAATGAGTCATCACAACAACCTTCCCAAGGTACCAGTATAGATGCTCCAGCTCCACCACATAGCAGGACTCAAGGAAAACGGAGTAGAACTGACTATGAAAATAATAGTGGCTCAAAAGGGGCTACTGGTCAGGCTGAGGTTCTAGAAAACTTATCAAGTGGCATTGGTAAAATTGTCACAAGTTTTGATAAAATTTGTGGCTTAATGGAGAAGAGAGAATCAAGAGAGAGTGACCTTTTGGATGCTATGAAGGAGACTCCAGGATTAACTGATGAAGCTTGCTTTATGGCTCTTGATTTGCTTAATACTAAAGCAAAGCAAGATTTCTTCTTGAAGATGACTCCTGAACAGCGACTTAATTGGATCACCTATAAACAAATGCAATAGGTTTGGGTGAATCTCCACTAGCGACACCTAATAAGCAATAGGCTATATTCTGTTATTAATTTTAagttatggagtttgattttattttgtttcaattgcagcttgttttgaatgATTTTAAACTTGTGTGTGATGGATTAcaacttattttttttgtttgaatattTATGATATTTGATTTGCTTTTGAATGAATGTTAATATGAATAGTGACATTTTTATGTTTAGGTGCTTTCTCTATTAGCAATGTCTGAAATGGACATGTATGGAGCtgatgaagaggaagaacagTTTTACGAGGCTGTTAAGATATTATTAATGGCAATACAAGCAGTGGTTTATGTGTTATACGACCTTGTATTCAGCATACGTGGTGAACGTATTAGATGTCCACTGACTCGGCGACCAGTGACATCAAGTGGATACATATATATGCACAAAATATTAGACAGAGACCCTCAAATCTTTAGAGAGGTGTATAGAATGTATCCTGacgtttttcgaaaattatgTAGCATCCTAAAAGTGAAAACACCTTTGCGAGATACAAGACACATTTGTGTTGAAGAAATGCTCGCAACCTTTCTACTTGTTGTCGGCCACAACAATCGATACAGTGAAGCTCGGCTGATATTTGAGCGATCTCATTTCACTGTTAGCAAAAGTTTCAACAAAGTCTTGAAGGCCTTGAATACAATAGCACCAGAGTTTATGGCTAAACCTGAGTCCGTGCCACCTAACATAAGAGAAAGTACAAGGTTTTATCCTTACTTTAAGGTAAGCAATGCAACTTTTATGGATGGTTATTTATTTCATTGTACAGTAATGAAGAtattatttcattttcttttcaactATTTTATATCTTTTTTCATTGTTTCAGGATTGCGTCGGAGCTATAGATGGCACACATATTCCAGCAACGGTAGTTGGACGTGAGGTTAGCAGATATCGAAATCGACATGGGAAGATATCACAAAATGTATTAGCAGCTTGTAACTTTGATTTACAGTTCACATATGTAATTAGTGGATGGGAGGGTTCCGCTCATGATTCAAAAGTATTGAATGATGCGATTTCTAGACGAAATGGACTCAAAGTGCCACCAGGTATAGTTTTACTTGCATTAAAAAAGTTCTGAACACTTATTACAATTTATGTCATATAACATGCTAattgcatgttttttttttattattaggtAAATATTACTTAGGGGACTGCGGATTTCCAAATCGACGCCGGTTTTTAGCTCCATTTCGAGGTACTCGATATCATCTCAAAGATTTTGGTGGTGAAGGAAACCATCCTGTCAATGCAATTGAGTTATTCAATCTTCGTCATGCTTCCTTGAGGAATGTAATTGAGAGAATATTTGGAATATTTAAGTCGCGTTTCACAATCTTCAAATCAGCACCACCATTTTCATATAAGACATAAGCAGAGCTAGTTTTGGCTTGTGCAGGACTGCACAATTTTCTTCGACAGGAATGCCGTTCAGATGAATTTCCTCCCGAACCAGAAGAAGATCCGATAGACAATCACGAAGATAATTTTGAATGGGATGATTTTCAAACCCAAGATCAGCAGAGAGAAAATGCTAATGAATGGAGAATGAGTATTGCTACTCATATGTGGACAGATGCCCAACCAAATGCCAACAATGAAAACAATAACAATGAAGAAAGTgaaaatgaaggagaagaaTAAATCATATCATTGTTTCAGAGACGTCTGCTTCTTTAgcatgaaacttttttttttcctgtctcTTATTTTTGGTACCTTTTGGTTGATTATATTTGGAgatttttcctttattttcttatacGTTTGTTTCATAACATTATTTGAGCTTCTCTGATTTCTACGCTAATGGACGTTAGTTAACATAGCTACTGCATCGTATTCTATTCTCTGACTCATAAACtagctttttttctttctttcttttttgtaaatattgtgaaatctatagaagtcattcatataaAGTCTGTAGATTTTTATAAATCAGTAAAAAGTCTGTGCTAAaagtcaatggttttaagaaatcaatagaAGTCTATGAACTTTTTATAGAGTCCATGGActtttgaaaaagtctatcatttaaaaaaagtccacataaatccaaatacaatacaccccccttaattgAAAATTCAGCCACATAATGCTTTCAGTTTAAGTAGAGAAGACATTCCTGacttttggaaagtttccactGTTGAAgtcttgaagaaaaaaaaaaaaaagtcttgaaGATTTTCATGGCCGCTCATTTTGGTAGCCCCGGCAAAGAAAAAGTGGACCACCGCTTAACGTGGTGTAGGTGACAAGTTGGAAATCATGGTTTTTGTCCTGAACCACTCACGCACCAAACAATGGTTCAATTATATAATTAATTTGAAGATATTCAACCTCTCATGCACCAACCAATATCTTCAAAGATCTTTTGCTagcaaaacctagggttttgagtATAGAGAGCGACGGCGACGGCTTGCTCTTAATCGTCGGTCTAGCAGAGGCACAATCTATCGTCGTCGAGCGAGTTTCAAAGGTGAGGCAGGGGAAGTAGGTTTTGCGGCTTGGAGCGGGTTTATTTTTTGCGGTTTGGAGCAGGTGTTGGGGAGGAGCAGCTGGCGGATTTGCAATGGCGATTGAACTAGGTGCGGTCTGTGTAGCGGCGGTGAGCGAGGATTGGCTGAATAGGAGGCCTCTGTTGTTGCGGCGGCGGTTGGTTTTGAGATCGGAGATCCTAATCGGTCTCTCAATTTTGGTCGTTTGGGTTTCAATTTTGTTGTTCTTCTCTCCCAGTTCCAGCACTGATCGGGTTGCTGCTGATCTGTGCTCGGTTGCTAAGAGGAGGTGGCGCTGATGCTGCGTTGGAGGGGATGTCCGCCAGAATCTGTGGCGGCGGCGGCAGAGGCAGATTAAAGTCTGCTATGGTGTCGTTTTTGGTACCCTTGGGCCTTGGCCTGGGACAAAGTCTTTTGGGCTTGGTCTCAATCTCTAGGCTAGTTTGGTTTGTTAAGAGGTCTGACCCTTTTACAGGGTAAGAGCCTATAGATGTCTAGTTGTTTTATTTGCATCTATGTCTATGCTTGTAAGAATGTCTCTATGAGTCTTGTGGAAGTACTTAGGTttagcgtaccacaattgcgtgctcggcgtTTAAGGTTAGGTAGAATAGATTGCCTGCAAGGCGAGGTGTTGTTATTTGgcatagactactctgagcAGAAATGTATTATTAGAGTAGTCTTCTGTACTATTCTTAATCTATGAACCGAGGCATACTACTAGTATGTTTCCATAATtcaaagctgtgctaaagctgacaattatgctacgttgtaatcgtgttacatatcgagttatatttccgttatgtcactgctatttcaaagcaaatggagctGCCAGTAgggcgctctttgctagttggtgcttgttagaatataaGTATTgtgtagagattcctgatattatttcgggacatactctagttgcttattgtaatcaggggtttagggtcaatgtcccccccttgtattcgacagtttcattaatcaagacttgagggcagctgcaccagcccttcattcaaaaaaaaaaaaacaaaaaacaaaaaaatcttaaaaaaaaaaacccaatatcttcaaattaattattaattatataaTTAAACCATTGATTGGTGCGTGAGTGGTTCCGGACAAAAACCATGATTTCCAACTTATAACATAATAATTTCACTCAAGTAACTTCACCTATCAAGAAAAAACCCTAAGCAGacagaacgcgcctcacgcgccaaAGAGACAGAAACCCAATCCCGTGCGTTGGCTCTCCCGGCCGACCGTAGCCGGCGAATCTGCCGCTGCGTCTCGGTCCGGGAGGGGTCTTTGCTTTCTTAGTTCTTCTTAATTTTATTGTATGTTTCGCTAGAATGGGAGGGTCCAGATCGGTGGTGTGTGGTCGGGGCAGGCTGGCTGGTGCTTGGTCTGTGGTGGCGTGGCTCGGTGGTGGTGCTTTGCCACGGCAAGGCAAGGATGGAAGGATGCTGTTTTGGAGGGGGGTATCGTGGTCACTGCGGTGCGGATCTGCTATGTCTAGACCGATCCGATCTGGGTTGGGTCTCTTCGACCTAACCTGGGAATGGTTTTGGTTGGCTGGGCTGGTGTGGATCCATGGTGCGAAAGGAAGGATGTTGTCGGCGGTCAGTCTCGGGTTGCGCAGCAGAGGGCGGAGGCGAGTGTTTGGCGCTGGGGATTGTTCTCCGGTTTGGGCTCTCGAGTATAGAGATGGAGGTGGTGGGGGTGTGGTCTGTCGGCGATTGGCTGCCGGCGATGCTTGTCCGGCGGCAGTGGGAGGTATGGGCCAAGCTCGGCCGCTGGTGGTGCTTATCCTGCTTGGGCCTTGGCCTGCGGTGTTTGGGCAGGGGCTTGTTGCTGGGGCTAGATGGAGTTTGGGCCTGGGTCTGTGCTTGGGCTCAGGTCCCAAAATGTGTTATTTTATGTTATTCGCATGTTAAGTTTaggttttggtttctttgttttgtttttcagcaATAAGTTACTTTCAAGGTCTTGTTTTAAGTTTAGATGTTGGGTCGGGTGCACTGCAATTTTGGCTTAGACAATCTTCTATTCGGCGGTCTAGCGGTCGTTCCTGTTTTGGAGTTAGGTCAGCAGTGGTGGTGAAATTGTCTGGCGGTGACATACTAGCAttgacaatcatccttggccttctagtgggattGTTCCTATCTGATCTTCGAGTCAGaggtgatggcgatttggagcatttGTGGATTGACAGTGTTGACATTAAGGTGGCCATGGTCTTGGGTTTACTTTAGTCTCAGGTCTGACGGTCCAGCATTTCttttggtcgggttcgaagtcacgactagtgtagacttggtcgatcaaaggcaggtcaggaggactctgggtggcgcgttagtgttgacaaagttgtgtATCAAGGATTCACTGCGCCTGCGTATCTTGTCTTTACCTTTAATTGTAGTGCAAGTTAAGTCTGTAGTTGAGTCGGGGCCTTTTTGGCTCCATTAGTCAGTCATGTTGGAGTTCCAGTGGGAAGTCcagtggccatttctgtgtatgagatgatgccaaaactcattgtatccagttcatttattaatgaagtttcttcttgatcaaaaaaaaaaaaaacttataacaTAATACTGATAATAGTTCATTGCACTTTGTGTCCAGTTTTTCCATTGTCTTCCTTACTCTCACATAAATGGATATCAATAGTACCAGAGAAACAACAACTGCCACAACAATAATGATTACAGTTCGAGCTGTATTACTCTGCTTCTTTCCTGCAAAAACCAAGAATGttcttctcaattttcaaattaatTAGGTCAAAGAAAATGAGTTATTTGAAGTACATAACTACATATAGGAACCAAATCTGCACAGGTGGAATTTGGCAGTCTCCAATGGTATATATGTTCATAATCCATATTAATATATTATAGACCCTTGTCATTCAAGACTCATCTCCAATAGGAGGTTGGGTCGATCTATTACAAATATCAGAAATGGAGGTCCAAAGCTTATAggtctaattatagaccttgGTTTAGACTTTAGACCATGGAAGCTGGCCCAACTGGCCCACATGCATGGATGATTCAAATGTTCAAAATCCAAACTTGAATTTTTATCTTTGCATtggcaaatggtcgcaacctcctagtggcagtaaCATGTCTGCTTTAGGTTGGTGGcaagttccttgctttgtcaaatgatCGCTACCTTCTAGTGACAGAGTGAAACTAAGTGTCTTCAAATTTATATTCTAGTCATAGTGGAAAAaatgtgctatttgtaatgatgcttcttcttaatagagttatctttctagttcgtcaccacaattgtaaagcgaatagagtagccagtgGAGCAGTCTTCGCTAGTTAGTGATTGACAGAATACAGTTTTTAGttgagactcttgttattatctTAGGAAGTCATCTTGATGCTTTTTGTAATCCAGGATTTAAGCACCATGCCTCccctgctcctcctcctctctgcggtttcattaatcaagacttgagggaaTGACATAAGCccttattacaaaaaaaaaaaattagcaacTTCATCCTATAAGATTCCTTCAATCTACTcattaaaattatatttttgtctcaaaaataaattttaagttACTTGAATTAATAATATAATTaaaaataggattaaatacttgttactcctcaaacttttccctgaaaaac contains:
- the LOC133724284 gene encoding protein ALP1-like, encoding MSEMDMYGADEEEEQFYEAVKILLMAIQAVVYVLYDLVFSIRGERIRCPLTRRPVTSSGYIYMHKILDRDPQIFREVYRMYPDVFRKLCSILKVKTPLRDTRHICVEEMLATFLLVVGHNNRYSEARLIFERSHFTVSKSFNKVLKALNTIAPEFMAKPESVPPNIRESTRFYPYFKDCVGAIDGTHIPATVVGREVSRYRNRHGKISQNVLAACNFDLQFTYVISGWEGSAHDSKVLNDAISRRNGLKVPPGKYYLGDCGFPNRRRFLAPFRGTRYHLKDFGGEGNHPVNAIELFNLRHASLRNVIERIFGIFKSRFTIFKSAPPFSYKT